From the genome of Eublepharis macularius isolate TG4126 chromosome 12, MPM_Emac_v1.0, whole genome shotgun sequence, one region includes:
- the LOC129339185 gene encoding olfactory receptor 6C3-like, whose product MFENQTRITEFILLGFGDIYEFRIHLILAFLVISIVTVMGNILILLLVVFDQHFNTPMYFFLGNLSFLEACYSSNLFPSTVWALLTGNKTVSFGSCLAQWYIFGSLEIAECCLLCVMSYDRYLAICKPLHYATIMKTQTYIWLAATSWFNGFFTFLILLILMLQLPFCGPNEMDNYFCDYFPLLTLSCSDTSLMKMLGIVEAAVFTLPPFFLTLTSYVYIIAAILKIPSSTGRKKAFSTCSSHLVLVTIFYGSLMTAYMIPKQEMKREMEKYSSLLYTVLPPLLNPFIYSLRNKEVKDALRNNVDRFCHTKQVKRN is encoded by the coding sequence CTAGTCATTTCTATTGTGACTGTAATGGGAAACATtctcattttgctgcttgttgtcTTTGATCAGCACTTTAATactcccatgtacttcttcctgggcaacctCTCCTTCCTAGAGGCTTGCTACTCCTCCAATCTATTTCCAAGTACAGTTTGGGCTCTCCTGACTGGGAACAAAACTGTCTCCTTCGGTAGCTGCCTCGCCCAGTGGTACATCTTTGGATCCTTGGAAATTGCAGAATGCTGTTTGCTGTGTGTCATGTCTTATGACAGGTATCTAGCCATCTGTAAACCGCTGCATTATGCAACCATCATGAAGACCCAGACTTATATCTGGTTAGCAGCTACTTCTTGGTTTAATGGCTTTTTCACTTTTCTTATATTACTCATTCTGATGTTGCAGTTACCTTTTTGTGGCCCCAATGAAATGGATAATTATTTTTGTGATTATTTCCCACTCCTAACACTCTCATGCAGTGATACcagcttgatgaaaatgttggGTATTGTTGAGGCAGCGGTTTTTACACTTCCTCCTTTTTTTCTGACCTTGACATCCTATGTATATATTATAGCAGCCATCTTGAAAATCCCCTCCTCCACAGGGAGGAAAAAGGCCTTTTCCACTTGTTCTTCTCACTTGGTTTTGGTTACTATTTTCTATGGGTCTCTAATGACTGCATATATGATTCCGAAGCAAGAAATGAAGAGAGAGATGGAAAAGTATTCCTCTCTCCTTTACACTGTGCTGCCCCCTTTGCTCAATCCTTTCATATACAGCCTGAGAAACAAAGAGGTAAAGGATGCACTGAGAAATAATGTTGATAGGTTCTGCCATACAAAGCAAGTCAAAAGAAACTAG